A single window of Girardinichthys multiradiatus isolate DD_20200921_A chromosome 15, DD_fGirMul_XY1, whole genome shotgun sequence DNA harbors:
- the trib2 gene encoding tribbles homolog 2, translating into MNIQRSNPINISRYGRSRHKSHDFEELSCIRTTDSNQSFSPNLGSPSPPETPDSSHCISRIGDYLLLEPLEGDHVFRAAHLHSGDELVCKVFDIGRYQESLAAYFALGQHEHINQILEILLGETRAYVFFDRSHGDMHSFVRTCKKLREDEAARLFYQIASAVAHCHDNGLVLRDLKLRKFVFKNEDRSLVKLESLEDSYILAGLDDSLSDKHGCPAYVSPEILNANGSYSGKAADVWSLGVMLYTILVGRYPFHDVEPGSLFSKIRRGHFNIPETLTPKAKCLIRSVLRREPAERLTSREILDHPWFASSGVLGGLQVHSRGEREQEQMVPEVNMEEELELFS; encoded by the exons ATGAACATACAGAGGTCAAATCCAATCAACATTTCACGTTATGGGAGATCGCGACATAAATCGCACGACTTTGAAGAATTGTCTTGCATAAGGACTACAGATTCGAACCAGAGTTTCAGCCCAAACCTCGGGTCCCCCAGCCCACCGGAGACCCCGGACTCCTCGCACTGCATCTCCCGCATCGGGGACTACCTTTTGTTGGAGCCGCTGGAGGGAGACCACGTTTTCAGAGCCGCCCACCTGCACAGCGGGGACGAGCTCGTATGTAAG GTTTTTGACATCGGCCGATACCAGGAGTCGCTGGCGGCCTACTTCGCCCTGGGCCAGCATGAGCACATCAACCAAATCCTGGAGATTTTGCTCGGAGAAACGCGGGCCTACGTGTTCTTCGACAGGAGCCACGGCGACATGCACTCTTTTGTTCGCACCTGCAAGAAGCTGCGGGAAGACGAGGCAGCTAGGCTCTTCTATCAGATAGCTTCAGCCGTGGCACATTGCCATGACAACGGACTGGTCCTCCGTGACCTCAAATTGAGGAAGTTCGTCTTCAAAAATGAGGACAG AAGCCTTGTTAAACTGGAGAGCCTTGAGGACTCTTATATCCTTGCTGGTCTTGACGATTCCCTGTCAGACAAACATGGCTGCCCGGCCTACGTCAGTCCGGAGATCCTCAACGCCAACGGCAGCTATTCGGGCAAGGCAGCAGACGTCTGGAGTCTGGGTGTCATGCTTTACACCATTCTCGTGGGGCGCTACCCTTTCCACGACGTCGAGCCAGGATCTCTGTTCAGCAAGATCCGCAGGGGCCACTTCAACATCCCCGAGACGCTGACTCCGAAGGCCAAGTGCTTGATCCGCTCTGTATTGCGTCGGGAGCCAGCGGAGCGCCTCACCTCCCGGGAGATCCTGGATCACCCTTGGTTCGCCTCCTCTGGGGTGCTGGGGGGGTTACAGGTGCACAGTAGAGGGGAGAGGGAGCAGGAGCAGATGGTGCCTGAGGTGAACATggaagaggagctggagctctTTAGCTGA